The Salminus brasiliensis chromosome 22, fSalBra1.hap2, whole genome shotgun sequence genomic interval GTGGGCATGGGCTTAAACATGCACCGCAAGGACAGCAACAAACAAAGGCCCTTAAAAAAGCCTGCTGGTTTGAATGTGAGGTAAAGTCAAAACACACAAACCTGCCAAATGTTCTATTTTTATAGAACCTGAAGATACAAGGCAGAATCCTCAGGAGGGTTGGGGTGGGGGGCGGTGAGGGGTAGGAACAATTCAATTACAGTGCAAAACATTGGCATTATCATGGGAATTCCTATTTATGGTGTATTCATCCATCTCTACCAAGCTTCTGGCCTTGTCACAAGGCTTAGAGATCAGCTCACAATAAGGATATAGTACAAGACAATTCTTCAAAACCCATCGCTCATATCTAATGGTAGTGAGCTACACAGTGTTGAACTGTGCTAATGAACGATACAGTTATGAACTATATGatacatatattgtatatatataatctacATACGATAAATAATCTATACAAGACCAAAAAAGATTAATACTTATAATAGCAGAACACTTCTTGATGCTACATGAAATCAAGTTTTAGACAGTTCTTTACAGAGCCATATTTAAGTGGGTTTCCATCAAAGAGAATATGTTTTTTACCATGTAAAAGACTATGTACTAAGGATGTCACAATTTGACCCAGTGGATTAGGACCAGGGCAGTCTTGGGCAAATTTGAACAGACCAAGTATTAGCTATTTTTTTCAAACAAGATGCAGGATCATCAACAAGATGATCCtgtgtttttaccactgtgctactgtgttctaaacacagCACCCCATGAAGTTGTATAGGTGCCATTACAGAAcattgtttctttgtttctttgtaGAACTATTTAACAGGGAAACCTAAAATGTAACATAATATCTGCAGTGCAGACCCTGATGTGTATAATGTAAGCAAGCACATTATTTCTTTGAAAATGTTTCTTTTCGGCTGTTTTGGCTGTGCGACTGACACCCTGTAGGAAAAACAGCCCTGCCATGCCTTTTACTATTCAATTATGGCTGTTTAAAATGTTCAGTTTTGCTGGTGGTTGTACCACACACTTTTGTTCTCCACTGAAAAAGACTTTACTGCAATTCTTGTTTACAGATAACCAACAAATAAACACGCAAGTAAATATTCAAACAGAGAAATTTtaaatagtatatagtatatcatatattatattatatagtaaaTAGTATATTCAAATAGTGAAATAGTAAGAAGTAGTGCACAACAATTAGCTGGATGGTGAGCGCATTTGAGCTCCAGCCATAGTTCCAAAGGTCCCGATTCATTTATAGGACATGCCCTAAGACTATTGTTCACATTATTTTAACAACAATCAAAGAATAAATACTGCATTTAACAGCAAATGAGCTCTTTGTTTTTGAGATTTGCTTCATTATGTTCATGAAGAAATGTTGAATCATGAGCCCTTAACACAAACACTTCTCCACAAGGCATCTCCCCTCATCAGAGCAGAAAACCATGTATTTGATTTGAAGAACGATTCTCCTCAAACACTTTTAAGCACCACCTCATTGTTAAAGCTCTAAGGAAAGCCTTTTCACAGCTTGGCTGTGTCGGCCAGCATGTCCTGGCTAGCATGGCGCTACTGGATCAGGGTGTTGTCCTGGGCCTCCAGGGAGTGTAAGACTGCACTGCAGTGTGCTCCTCAGGAAAACACTTtgaataaacacacagatttatGACCCACGCTATCTGGCTCTGGGACTCTCACTGATTGCCCTTCTCCGTCCATCCCCAGCCCCCCAGACCAAACTCCCATTTTAGCAGCCTTGGCAGCTTTATGGGCCTAGGGAAAATAATGCTGGGTAGACAAATCCCTGCCTTGTGACATCGCATGCTGCACGATAACACGCTGACCTCACCCACACTCAGAACCTTCATTACACACATGAAGTCAGAAAGGCAGAGCCTGACTACTTCCAGCAGAAACATCTGGAGGCCTTCAGTTTTTGATGGTATTCTGAATATAAAACCAGCACCCACCACAATAAAGCAAATCACAGTCAGCTTGGCTTCATAGAGCTCGTTGTGCACTCTGAAGGGGAGTTTCCTTTGAGGGTTCTTTTGTCCAGGCAGGGGTCACACATAGAAACATGGTAACccaataaatcatttaaatgaaaagggttcttttgcATGGTTAATTTTCTCCAGGATCAAGAACCTTTTGTATGTGCTTGGTGCAGTTTTCAGAATTTACCTGCACTGCCTGTGTCCTCCTCTGTCCCCTCTGTCACCCCACATGAAATGCACACAGAGCCACAAAGGCAATTAAAAGCTCTTGGAGAGCTTTTAGAGGTCACCCATGGTTACAAGCTCACAGTTGCTCCGGTGATAAATTAAAACGTCTAGGCCATTTTGACTTAGTAACTGGCTATTCTACAGAAGGGGTCTCCCTACTACTCATGTGCTCTTTTTAATGTGGTAAATTGTAGCCTGAATAAAGCCAGGACTGCATCCTGGAATTGTGGTTTCTGATGCTCTTGTCTTCTGTAATCTTAAACTGATTCTCATGTTATGTTTTAGCAAAAACATTACTTGATAACTTTTCCAGTTGAAaccattataaaaaaaaatgggagTTGTGATGGACACCTATGAAGAAGGGCATGTCGTTATGATATTATGAGGCTCTTCACTGTATGATGAAGCAAAACCAAAGCATACTGACAAGAGGGCTGGGAATGCCAGGGGAACCCACTCTTGTTCACATGTAACTCGATTTGAAGGCTGCACCTGACAGCTTGTGATTCCCTACCTTAATCCTACATAATCCCTCAGGCTCTTCCTCTCTTGTTTTCTTTCCAGTCATCATGATAGTGCCAACTAATTCCACTAAAATGCAATTGCAGAGAAGGTGTGAAACATCAGAGGAGATATTCTCTGGAGTCCTGTTTTGGTTCTACCTCATCCAATGAAGTTTATTTTGTTCGGCGAAAATGACTGCACCTATCAGtgtagtgtttgtttgtttttttcatctgGCCCGTTTTCCTGCCACCGTACTTCCATCCCTGCACTGAGGCAGAAGTGCGAAAGCTTCACAGGCATTCCAGCTCCCGCTGCTAATACACAAAGCCCTCGCTGTATAGTAATTAGTCAAAGTTATCAGCTGTGCTGTTAAAATTCCATGGCTAACGTGTCTGGAAAGTGTTTATACAACGTTTATAATGGTCAGATTGCTGGGCGTTCCATGTTAGATGCTGGACAGCCTAGGTCAGGCTGGGTGTGTATGAGTGGAAATACTCCCCAGGGCTCTTTTAGTACATTAGTGTTCTACCAATAGTTCCTCTCATCTCAGCTTAACCCTTCTCATCGCGCTAGACTGACCTGGGGGAGCAGGAACGACTGAGAGCATTTTGGAGTGCCTATTGTTACATAACTTCACGGCTCTTGTTTGAAGTTGTTATGAAGTATGACTTGTTTGGAACAGTGTCCTGAAAAATATGCTAGAATTGCAGTATCACAATGACATATCGAAACTCTTATTCTGTATTTATCCTtgtttttacctcagtttaagatgccaaagaatgcatttatagaATATTTTAGGTAGTAGGTGGGTTCTCACATATTATAGCATAggtttaacactgtaacactgttgCACTGAGTCTTATGAAATTCCTGAGAtaatgtttttgtcttctcTGTAAGATATGCTGTTAACAAGCTGAAAAGTTTGCAGTTGGTTAGCTTTTACTCCCCACTCGCTTTCCCTAGTTTGGCTTTATCGAGTCTTACTAGGGGGAAAAAATTGCTTtcccttttgaaatgtgtttaacTCCActttcccagccaacatgctcatgtggggctcacttGAGTGAAATGTGGGctaggctaggtgggttccaggtgggcatgggctctgagcaGGTTTGTACTTGtttttttactgggacccagttggcttcacaaatgggccccattgttacagcccacggTAATCTCACATGGGACCCATACAGGAcccgtatgcagtgtacaacctagaTGGGGCCCACATTTAATccttcctggtcccatcactgaccctggtgggcatccatatgtgaggccaacgtggaacccgaggacaaaactttctggatCCCAGCCGGGctgcccatacaggccccacatggataTGTTAGCTAAGTTGGTAGTcaggtgaggtagtccagtttgttttcaaagAAGTGGATGTTAAAGATAAATGATAAAAGTCACTTGGCcaatgttagcttttagcctagcgcaGATCACCATTTGCTCATCCTCACTTCATCATGGACACAACCTTGATCGCAAGGCCTAGTATGTCTAGCAACCCATATTCTCTTAACTAGCAGAGGCTGGAGGTCATGTGTGCTTTGCAGTATCAACAACACAATATTCTCCCAAAGTTTCCAGAGTGTTTTCTACTTGGGCTTTTGCTTGTAGGCTGGGTTCATGTACATTTTGGGAGAGTAAATATAGTCAATATAGTCAAGACTGCCACAAAAACGGCTTGgcttttggaattggcctgttttctaCCACTGTTTTGCTTGTGCCAggttttcttttgaaggaggacacaAAAGCATTTGCTATTCATGGTCTGCGAGTTCTCATTTTTAACAATGACAAATTAAATGTAGTTTGCCATTCTAAGGCATCTTTAAAAATCTGTGagcattttttaatgaatagtaATAGTCTACAATAACCTGTAATAACATCTTGTTACATTAACCCTTTTCCATTTTCCTATACTGCAACCACTCTGGAAATACAAGTGTTATACAGCAATAATAAGTCAAATGTATGTTTGATATTAGGTACAAGCTTGGATTCTCAGGGTGAAAGAAGGAAGACTGTGTTTTCAGCTTGAGAGTACAGTGCCTCTTCTTAATTAGGCAGCTCAGCAGGGTGCCCTGCTTCTTATCCTGCATTCTTCAGATAACATTGAGAGAACTGGTTAGGTGAAATGCCATTGTTTACAGGTCTAGCGCAGTCATTTAGCTTTGCATTTCTATTCTCTTCACAAATCCTACTGACAGCCAGAGGTCACAATGATTGAGGAGAATTATCAATGTCGAAGGCTGAGTAAAGACTGCAGCAATCAATAAAATCATTAGCCCTTAGCAGCGGATGGTGGTGTCCCTTTCAGCCAAGCTGATGAGTATTGGGTATAGACAGATGTGATGCTGCAGTGGTACAAACTGTGGTCAgctgtgttcatttattcttccTGATTCCCaggatttttttaaaacactgtttctGTAGAGCGTTGTACAAAACACCTGTATGTCATTAAAATGGTAGCTGATGACTCAAGACAGTTTGTGAATGCATTTGTAATTATCTTTAGACATTaactggagaaaaaaaataatccatCTGGCAAGTCACATTTCATCCTTTTGCTGGTCCAAGAGGTCCCTTGACATTACCTCCATAACCTTACCAAAATCCTGCTCCAATAAATCAATCTTGCTTTATTTCCTCAGTGCAGTTTGGCTTAGCCCAAAACCACATTACTAATTAATCCAATCAGGCCTGAAGCAGCTGCCACACTGGGAAGTTGAGAGTATAGTAAATGGATTTGGTGTCTCACTGTGCTCTGGTGGGGGGTTGGGGCTCACACCATTTGCTGTAACACTGATAGACAATGAACCGGAACACAGTAACATCTCACCCATAAAAAGCTAATCATGTCCTGATCTTTCAGGCATCAAGGCATGTTTAGATATTTATCCCTATATTCATTTTCCAGCAAGAATATGAATAACCATAACAGCAAAAACctcaaaatctccaaaatgccaactttacaggagaaggaaaaaacatctTAACTTCCGATGGAAGTCATTTTCGGAAAatctctattggtccattcatcatgagatttggagacagtgtaaagaacaactgtcacattcagttcattcaaaagtagagatacaaggcttttgccTGACTTTGCCTGAATTCAGTGTTTGTGAGACGTCACAAAAACCAATCCATTCaatctacagtagtttagctccGCCTATTTGCGATGAAGTTATACGGAGTGCTCCTGTCTGGATGGCTTTTTCAGTGAGGTACAATACACACTTAAAATacatggcatttggctgacactCTTATTTAGAGCAAccaaaggactcttattgatgtaacGGGGTCTGCTTGGAGCCAAAAAGGCAATTTAACCCTAGTCTGCAGCACCAATGCAGCTACTTGGAACAAAAGCAAATCACATATCTTGCACATgcaaaaatgactaaattaaaCTTGTTAGCTGTAAGTTAGCTCAGACCTATAGCGTCAGAAAGGTACAGCATGTTGGCCCAAAAACATGACCTTAAACACTGTTTACAACAAGAGCTCAAGGCAGTCTAAAATTATAAACATATACAAACTACATACTGTTTTCCATAGCAATGATTCTGCCTGTTTAATGGGATATCTAAGGGATAAAGTGAGTTTGAAAAACGGTTGTGTAAATCGCTACATAAACCCTCACAAACTTCATATAGTGTAACAAAATGATTGCATCAAAATTCAGCATAAGTTTAATATTTAGTCTTCAGTTTCTCAGTGTCTCCAGCTGGACACAAAGTGGCACCGAACCTCCTTTCCTCGCCAGATGAAGCATTCTCTTGGAACATGCTGATGGGCCAACAGTGACATCACCACAAGCACTGCATCTATAAATAGATCTGTGACGACTGCTGTTTTGGTTTAATGTTTCATCACCCAAGGACAGCGTATGTATATCTAATCTAGAAGACATGTTAAATAAGGTAGAATTCCTAGCTGAAGGCAGCGAAGCTCTGATACATATGACACCTCTGAATAACAAGAGGCCTACTGGCTCCCCAACAAAACCATCTGCAAGAAGGAGGATCAGGTCTCACTGGACTGCCTCTGGATAGGATAGCCATATTGGTATTTTCGCACACTGAAACTCATCTCCTAAAATTCCTCCTTGCTAGAAGATCAATTAGGCATTTTTCCAcataaatatatagattttcAAGATAAGAGGTGGCTTTTAGGCATTATTTGTGTCAAAGTCATCTATAATTTATTCATTCCTTAGCAATACAAAAAACTATGTACAGTGCGTAGAAACAATCAGGTTTCCCAACTAAAACTTGACCTTAGAAGTGTGAATATAGGTTCCGGGTTCAAACGTTAACTCCACTACTAgcttaacattaacatttatatAGCCTCTTATTATATCGCACGGACAATCGGTCTAGGAAAACTGAAATCAAAGGCTTTCGTGAGGTGCTGCTGCAAGAAAAGCAAAGTGGTGCCAAGCAATGGTCCTCCTTTTCAGTCTCTTCCCTTATACTGGAGGAACCACATGAACAAAAGGCATAGGTTTCCGTAGGCTTGGATTCTGTTGATACTACAGCCTATCAGATCTATCACATATTCCTCAGACACAAAGGGCAGCTGCACAGCAAATACTAAGTATGGAAGAAGCAATTCAATACTGTGTGACACATAAAGGTCAAATCCATTTTCTCCTGACCCCGTGGCCATCTGGAACGATTCCTTTGTTCAGAGATTCACCGGcgaaaaaaatcctacaataaCACAAAGTCCATTATGGAGGTTCTAGTGAGAAAGCCGCGTCTTGAAAGGGCCCTGAAGACGCTCATCTCTTTTTCTTGCTGTGCCTCACCATCTTTTTCCTTTTAAGGATCATCTCATACAGTTTCTCCAGGCCTGGCTGAAGGCCTTGGCCATCCACTGCGCTACAGCCTTGTACATGATGAAGGGTGTTGGCGCTCAGTTCGTGCACTGCCAGGACTTTCTCCACCTCGCTGACAGCCAGCGCAACCGGAAGATCCTGTTTGTTGGCCAACACTAGCACTGGCACACCCTGGTTCTCTGACGTGCGCGTGATTTTATGCAGCTCCACCTTGGCCTCCTCCATGCGTTCGGCTTCAGTGGAGTCCACCACAAAGACCATGCCGTCTGTACGCCGTGTGTACGACTTCCACAAGGGCCGCAGCTTATCCTGACCGCCAACGTCCCACACCTGGAAAGTGATGGCTCGGCCGTTGCCCACCGGCACTTTGATCTTCTCCGTGTTGAAGCCCTTGGTCGGAATGGTCTTGACAAACTCCTTCAGCTTGAGTCTGTAGAGAAGGGACGTCTTGCCAGCAGAGTCCAGCCCGATGACCACCACATGGAGAGACTGGAAGTTAGGCAGGAAGGGTGTGTTGGGGGCAATCTCAGTCAGTTGGTTTCCCATGGCAATCTGGTTTTCTCACTCTCCTGTGAGAGGCAGCAGGCTCGTCTGTGCTGTTTTAAGTGTTTGGCATTTGCACCTACTTCAAAGGTACTGCAGGCAGACGGAGGGGCAATGAGACCACAGGGTTGAGCCTAATCAAAGCAAACACAACAGCTGGTTACTATCAAAGATGCCTAAGAGACAGCAGTAACAGTGCTCAGCTAGAGGGGTTGCCCCTTTAATCAGCCTCCTCTGGGATAAAAATCAATTGGACATGATTTCTGCTTTCTTATTTTAGAACCAGGAGAGCACAAGAACCCACTAGCACTTCTACAGTTCACAGAACAACGTCCTGACTGCTGTACGTCAGTCGCAGTACGTGGGTTTGTGGAATAGCCATTAAAATGAAGGGTCCTGGATCACAGATTGACTCTATCAGTACACTAAGGCgtctgggaaaaaaacaacGAAAGGAATACAGGTCATTCTAAGAGCGGCGGTGTAATTCTCAGACTGTAACTGGGTGGTGAGGGTTCTCCATGCCTAATCCTCTTAAGACTGCTGAGCAGAAATAGATTTCTTACAGCAATCTACACGCCACGTTAATGCTGTCTGTGGGATAAATTCAATGAGTAGGCCTTGTTTATCCATGACTTACACTTACTTTTGTCTACAAACGACAAAGacttgttgtttatttaaaaaggaaCAGGGAAAGTAACATTATATCCTCAAATAATGACATGTACAAAGCTCAAATTAATAAAAGTAGGCtattcttttaaaatgttaattagTCTTGTCCTGCGAGGGAGATACTGGTAAGTAATACTAGCTAGTGGATTAGAAAATAGCCTCTGCTTGGTCAGTACTCAGTAGCTATATGGGATAGCCTGATAGACTAGCTGAAGTTTTTTGAACCATCCTCCGTGTACTAAAAAAGCCCTGAAgcccctgacacacacacacacacacacacacacacacacacacacatcacgaAGCTGTCGAAAAAAGTGCATTCAGTATAATCTGAAAACGGGACACGCGCAGTGCTCCATTACAGGACACCTATAGAAGAGACACTGAAAATCACAGCGGCTCAAAACTACTTACCTAATGGACTTTTATGCCGTGAAGGGCAAACGATAACGTCCAGTTGACTCTTCGTCTCCAAACGATCGTCATTTTCCGTGTCCGCCGTGTCCGCCGAGTCCACCGTGCTGCCGCTCTCCCCGATAGAAGGCAATAGGAAGGAGGCACGCGCGCTACATCCAACAACAACCTGCATGTGACGTCACCAGCACGCTTCACTTCTCCCGGCGCAACGGCGTCATTTCATTGAccacccgtattccgacagAGCCCGCCTCGTTTGATCTATGATTGGCTACTAGTACCCCCTCCTGCGTATTCTGCGCTAGGATTGGTTGGAATTGTTCCCGTGCTGCGTTCGGATTGGCTAGCAGACAACACGGTCCAGACCTGGCGTGGAACACGGCGTCTGTCTGAGGACGGGTGGAGAGGGCCATGTGCGCCCTtgcagcgccatctggtggccgATTAGTGTGATTAGGGGAGAAATGGCTTTTTGGGAAAACGAAACTAGCCGATAAATGTAAGCAGCTTCACACAGAAGGCAAACTAAAAGGATTATAGGTGGTTCTTCAACTCGTTGcaacagaagaacacagtttggtgtttttttttatttaaaagcacGCAATTTAAGCTTCCAAAAATATTCTTTGACTCTTAAAAGGAGGCTTCTCGTATAACAGtacagaaccattgcctttactgaa includes:
- the arl4d gene encoding ADP-ribosylation factor-like protein 4D, which gives rise to MGNQLTEIAPNTPFLPNFQSLHVVVIGLDSAGKTSLLYRLKLKEFVKTIPTKGFNTEKIKVPVGNGRAITFQVWDVGGQDKLRPLWKSYTRRTDGMVFVVDSTEAERMEEAKVELHKITRTSENQGVPVLVLANKQDLPVALAVSEVEKVLAVHELSANTLHHVQGCSAVDGQGLQPGLEKLYEMILKRKKMVRHSKKKR